A genomic segment from Parvularculales bacterium encodes:
- a CDS encoding ABC transporter ATP-binding protein, translating into MTASSPLLSVRNLSVRFGLKVRDDKGKRKSLLAVDDVSFDIPRGKTLGIVGESGSGKTTAALAVARLVEKEQGQILLDGEDFGGLVGDMLRVARQRVQIIFQDPYSSLNPRLRAEDIVREPLQHAGQTSRSEQDGIIDELFQAVGLRAEQKRLFPHQFSGGQRQRIGIARALAPRPSVVICDEPVSALDVAVQAQILNLLKTLQEKFNLTYLFISHDLGVIQHMCDDIAVMYMGQIVERAERKPFFTRQKHPYSSALLSAVPGIDDRDPAAERQDISGPLPDLTVPQTGCRFAGRCPLVEDRCRQSVPKLLPEQGAHRTACHLAGSEAS; encoded by the coding sequence ATGACGGCATCATCACCTCTCTTATCGGTGCGCAATCTTTCCGTTCGTTTCGGGCTGAAGGTGCGTGATGACAAAGGCAAACGCAAAAGCCTGCTCGCCGTCGATGATGTCAGCTTTGACATCCCCCGGGGCAAGACGCTGGGTATCGTTGGCGAGTCAGGTTCGGGGAAAACGACGGCGGCCCTGGCGGTGGCGCGGCTTGTGGAGAAGGAGCAGGGCCAGATCCTGCTCGACGGCGAGGATTTCGGGGGACTTGTCGGCGATATGCTGCGGGTGGCCCGGCAGCGTGTCCAGATCATTTTCCAGGATCCCTACTCATCGCTGAACCCGCGGCTGCGAGCCGAAGACATTGTCCGGGAGCCGCTTCAGCATGCCGGCCAGACAAGTCGCTCAGAACAGGACGGGATCATTGATGAGCTGTTCCAGGCCGTGGGGCTGCGCGCAGAGCAGAAACGCCTCTTTCCCCATCAGTTCTCCGGCGGCCAGCGACAGCGTATCGGGATCGCGCGCGCGCTCGCCCCGCGGCCCTCCGTTGTGATTTGCGATGAACCTGTCTCCGCCCTTGATGTTGCCGTTCAGGCGCAGATCCTGAACCTGCTCAAAACCCTGCAGGAGAAGTTCAATCTGACCTATCTGTTCATCTCCCACGATCTGGGCGTGATCCAGCATATGTGTGATGACATCGCGGTGATGTATATGGGGCAGATTGTCGAACGGGCTGAGCGCAAGCCGTTCTTCACCCGGCAGAAGCACCCTTACAGCAGCGCCCTGCTTTCCGCTGTGCCCGGTATCGATGACCGTGACCCCGCAGCGGAACGCCAGGATATCTCAGGCCCGCTGCCGGACCTCACCGTCCCGCAGACCGGATGCCGCTTTGCGGGCCGATGCCCCCTCGTTGAAGACCGGTGCCGGCAGTCAGTGCCAAAACTCTTGCCTGAACAAGGCGCCCACCGCACCGCCTGCCATCTGGCGGGGAGCGAGGCGTCCTGA
- a CDS encoding ABC transporter ATP-binding protein, translating to MTETLLEVKNLRVDFNTRGGVVPVLDDLTFSLGRGERIGFVGESGCGKSMTALALMGLLPALGRIASGQILFKGQDIAKADESRMQDLRGNEISMIFQEPMTSLNPVFTIGNQIAEVLERHRGMGRDEALTTAADLLDAVKIPDAKSRLGQYPHQMSGGQRQRVMIAVALACEPEILIADEPTTALDVTVQAEIFDLLLDIGARTDTAMILITHDIGAVKQMAQRMLVMYAGRKVEEGTVEQIIRAPAHPYTKGLISCVPYIRTRAASVPETLPEIDGIVPDITSFGQDHCLFAPRCDRLSQQCLDKKPGHHPAAKSAAKAAAKAAAKSAGHSVSCWHPHGGGK from the coding sequence ATGACAGAGACACTGCTTGAGGTGAAAAACCTGCGGGTTGATTTCAACACAAGAGGGGGCGTCGTCCCCGTCCTTGACGACCTCACTTTCAGTCTGGGCCGCGGGGAGAGGATCGGCTTTGTCGGAGAATCGGGTTGCGGGAAATCGATGACCGCCCTCGCCCTGATGGGGCTTCTGCCCGCGCTGGGCCGCATCGCCTCAGGTCAGATTCTGTTCAAGGGACAGGATATTGCCAAAGCGGATGAAAGCCGCATGCAGGATTTGCGCGGCAATGAAATCTCAATGATTTTCCAGGAACCCATGACATCGCTGAATCCGGTCTTCACCATCGGCAACCAGATCGCAGAAGTGCTTGAGCGGCATCGCGGGATGGGCCGGGATGAGGCGCTGACGACGGCGGCCGATTTGCTCGATGCCGTTAAAATCCCCGATGCCAAAAGCCGCCTCGGCCAGTACCCCCACCAGATGTCAGGGGGGCAGCGCCAGCGTGTGATGATTGCCGTGGCGCTGGCCTGCGAGCCTGAGATCCTCATTGCGGATGAGCCGACAACCGCCCTTGATGTGACGGTGCAGGCCGAGATTTTTGATTTGCTTCTCGATATTGGGGCCCGCACGGACACGGCCATGATTCTGATCACTCATGATATAGGAGCGGTGAAGCAAATGGCGCAACGGATGCTGGTGATGTACGCTGGCCGCAAGGTTGAGGAAGGCACGGTCGAGCAGATCATCCGCGCACCGGCCCATCCCTATACCAAGGGGCTGATCTCCTGTGTGCCGTATATCCGCACGAGGGCGGCGTCTGTGCCCGAAACCCTGCCTGAAATTGACGGTATCGTCCCGGACATCACGAGCTTCGGGCAGGACCATTGCCTGTTCGCGCCGCGATGCGACCGGCTGTCCCAGCAATGCCTTGACAAGAAGCCCGGCCATCACCCCGCCGCCAAATCCGCCGCCAAAGCCGCCGCCAAAGCCGCCGCCAAATCCGCCGGGCATTCGGTCTCATGCTGGCATCCGCATGGAGGGGGGAAATGA
- a CDS encoding ABC transporter permease — protein sequence MIMAGGKMTLQGEAQHREETNLVAARHPAMEVWLMFIANRAALVAMVVLLAVVLAAVFGPVFYTTGPFELVSPPFTSPGREGFILGTDYLGRDLLAGLLHGGRVSIMIGLVAALMSVFIGITFGALAGYYRGYTEEVLMRITEFFQVLPTLLFSMVIVALFGASLVVITIAIGLVSWTAVARITRGEFLRIRELEYVTASRSAGATDLKLIFQVILPNALPPIIVQAALMVGSAILFEAGLAFLGLSDPNVVSWGQIIGSNRTYFLSHSYAVTIPGLAIFITVLAISLIGDGLNDALNPKLRRR from the coding sequence ATGATCATGGCCGGCGGGAAAATGACATTGCAGGGCGAGGCCCAGCACCGCGAAGAGACCAACCTCGTCGCCGCCCGTCACCCGGCGATGGAAGTGTGGCTCATGTTCATTGCCAACCGTGCCGCTCTTGTGGCCATGGTGGTCCTGCTGGCGGTGGTGCTGGCGGCCGTCTTCGGCCCCGTCTTCTATACGACCGGCCCCTTTGAGCTGGTCTCACCGCCCTTCACATCCCCCGGCAGGGAGGGCTTTATCCTGGGCACGGACTATCTGGGGCGCGACCTCCTCGCAGGCCTGCTCCATGGCGGCCGCGTTTCCATCATGATCGGCCTTGTCGCCGCCTTGATGAGCGTGTTCATCGGGATCACCTTCGGTGCCCTTGCCGGATATTACCGCGGCTATACGGAAGAGGTTCTGATGCGGATCACCGAATTCTTCCAGGTCCTGCCTACCCTGCTCTTCTCCATGGTCATTGTCGCCCTGTTCGGCGCATCACTGGTGGTGATCACGATCGCGATCGGACTGGTCAGCTGGACCGCGGTGGCCCGGATCACGCGCGGTGAATTCCTGCGCATCAGGGAGCTTGAATATGTCACCGCCTCTAGGTCGGCGGGGGCGACGGACCTGAAACTGATCTTTCAGGTGATTTTGCCCAATGCCCTGCCGCCAATCATCGTCCAGGCCGCCCTCATGGTGGGGTCGGCCATCCTGTTTGAGGCCGGGCTCGCCTTCCTCGGTCTCAGCGACCCCAATGTCGTCAGCTGGGGGCAGATCATCGGTTCGAACCGGACATATTTTCTCAGTCACAGCTACGCCGTGACGATCCCCGGCCTTGCGATCTTCATCACCGTGCTGGCGATCTCCCTCATTGGCGATGGCCTGAATGACGCGCTCAACCCGAAACTGAGGCGGCGGTAG
- a CDS encoding ABC transporter permease → MALLKQILTRIGYAAALLLAVVILNFFLIHIAPGDIADTIAGDMGGATAEVMDPIRIDYGLDRPFIVQLGLSLWNVLHFDFGYSFFFNTPVTSLIAERLPATLLLVFTAQILALVIGVVLGVISARKPHGMLSHFVTFLALFGFSAPVFWTGIMLLISFSLILPLFPVAGMVDVILFDAPVWRRVLDVAHHLFLPALTLASIFLALYSRLCRASMLEVLGSDYIRTARAKGLSEGEIIYKHALKNALGPVVTLAGLQFSAVVSGAVLVETVFSWPGLGTLALQSILARDTPTILGILFFSALVVIIGNLLTDLTLRLIDPRINSRGG, encoded by the coding sequence ATGGCATTACTGAAACAAATCCTGACCCGAATTGGCTATGCGGCGGCCTTGCTGCTGGCCGTTGTCATTCTCAATTTCTTTCTCATCCATATCGCCCCCGGGGATATTGCCGATACGATTGCCGGCGACATGGGCGGGGCGACGGCCGAAGTCATGGACCCGATCAGGATCGATTACGGCCTTGACCGACCCTTCATCGTCCAGCTGGGGCTGTCTCTCTGGAATGTGCTGCATTTCGATTTCGGCTACAGCTTTTTCTTCAACACGCCGGTGACAAGCCTGATCGCCGAACGGCTGCCGGCAACATTGCTGCTGGTCTTCACCGCACAGATTCTGGCCCTCGTCATCGGTGTCGTTCTGGGGGTCATTTCCGCCAGGAAACCCCATGGCATGCTCTCGCATTTCGTCACCTTTCTGGCGCTGTTCGGATTTTCCGCTCCCGTCTTCTGGACGGGAATCATGCTGCTGATCTCCTTCTCCCTGATCCTGCCCCTCTTCCCGGTGGCGGGGATGGTCGATGTCATCCTCTTCGATGCCCCCGTCTGGAGGCGGGTTCTTGATGTCGCGCATCACCTGTTCCTGCCGGCACTGACCCTGGCCTCGATTTTCCTTGCGCTGTATAGCCGCCTCTGCCGCGCCAGCATGCTTGAAGTGCTGGGCTCGGACTATATCAGGACGGCCCGGGCCAAAGGTCTTTCCGAGGGGGAGATCATCTATAAACACGCGCTGAAAAACGCGCTGGGCCCTGTCGTGACACTGGCGGGACTGCAGTTCTCCGCCGTGGTCTCGGGCGCGGTTCTCGTTGAAACCGTTTTCAGCTGGCCGGGGCTGGGCACATTGGCGCTTCAGTCCATTCTGGCGCGCGACACCCCGACGATTTTGGGGATTCTGTTTTTCTCGGCTCTGGTGGTGATTATCGGCAATTTGCTGACGGATCTCACCCTGCGTCTGATTGACCCCCGCATCAACAGCAGGGGGGGATGA
- a CDS encoding ABC transporter substrate-binding protein, whose amino-acid sequence MKRAIIAILVIVAASSLIYLYTATDDGAGKQGGTLIWAVQNTPRHLNPAVQSGIATGEPGTQIFAAPLRYDEDWTPQPYLAEDWSTSDDGLTVTLNLVKGATFHDGEPITSSDVAFSIKTVQENHPFKTMFAPVASVDTPDEHTAVINLRKPHPALLLAMSSQLLPIIPEHVYGDGQDPKSHPANSEGVVGSGPFKLVEFKRDQHIILEKNENFFIEGRPLLDKIVMRIIKDGAARTIALETGEAHLSGFEQNPRDINRLKSASGVKATSGGTAYAAIGPIAWLAFNTASDGPTSNKKVRQAIAYAVDRDFINNEIMLKTSTPALTGIHPGSPFFEDDVETYDLDLDKANALLDEAGYPRGDDGNRFQLTLDYGWAGIKAQAEYIKPQLKKVGIDVVIRSSPAFPTWASRVSNYEFDMTWDVVFNWGDPVIGVHRTYQSSNIKKGVIWSNTQGYANARVDELLEMAGSETDTKKRRELYAEFQQIVADDLPVYWAYALPYHTIHSDKLGNPPVGIWATVSPLDRVYIN is encoded by the coding sequence ATGAAACGCGCAATTATTGCAATTTTGGTGATCGTCGCTGCATCATCACTGATATACCTGTACACGGCGACAGATGACGGTGCCGGTAAGCAGGGCGGGACCCTGATCTGGGCCGTCCAGAACACGCCGCGCCACCTGAATCCGGCGGTTCAGTCCGGCATCGCCACAGGAGAGCCCGGAACGCAGATCTTTGCTGCGCCGCTCCGCTATGACGAGGACTGGACACCACAGCCTTATCTCGCGGAAGACTGGTCGACATCCGATGACGGCCTGACCGTAACCCTGAACCTCGTCAAAGGGGCGACATTCCATGACGGTGAGCCTATCACTTCCTCAGATGTGGCCTTCTCCATCAAAACCGTTCAGGAAAACCATCCCTTCAAGACGATGTTCGCCCCGGTTGCATCGGTTGACACCCCGGATGAGCATACGGCGGTGATCAATCTCAGAAAACCGCATCCGGCTCTGCTGCTGGCCATGTCATCGCAGCTGTTGCCGATCATCCCCGAACATGTCTATGGTGATGGTCAGGATCCGAAATCACATCCGGCAAACTCCGAGGGTGTTGTCGGCTCGGGCCCCTTCAAGCTGGTTGAGTTCAAGCGTGACCAGCACATCATCCTTGAGAAGAACGAGAACTTCTTCATTGAAGGCCGCCCGCTCCTCGATAAAATCGTGATGCGAATCATCAAGGACGGGGCGGCGCGCACCATCGCCCTTGAGACGGGTGAAGCGCATCTCTCCGGGTTTGAGCAGAATCCGCGCGATATCAACCGCCTCAAATCGGCATCCGGCGTCAAGGCCACCAGCGGGGGCACCGCCTATGCCGCCATCGGCCCGATCGCATGGCTGGCATTCAACACCGCCTCCGACGGCCCCACATCCAATAAGAAGGTCCGTCAGGCGATTGCCTATGCGGTCGACCGCGATTTCATCAACAATGAGATCATGCTAAAGACATCGACGCCGGCCCTGACCGGAATCCACCCGGGCTCGCCGTTCTTCGAGGACGATGTTGAAACCTACGACCTTGACCTTGATAAGGCCAATGCGCTTCTTGACGAGGCGGGCTACCCGCGCGGGGATGACGGAAACCGTTTCCAGCTGACGCTCGATTACGGCTGGGCCGGCATCAAGGCGCAGGCCGAATACATCAAGCCGCAGCTGAAGAAGGTCGGCATTGATGTTGTCATCCGCTCTTCACCGGCCTTCCCGACCTGGGCCAGCCGTGTCAGCAACTATGAGTTTGACATGACGTGGGATGTTGTCTTCAACTGGGGCGACCCGGTGATCGGTGTGCACCGCACATACCAGTCCAGCAACATCAAAAAAGGCGTCATCTGGTCAAACACCCAGGGCTATGCCAATGCCCGTGTTGACGAGCTTCTGGAAATGGCCGGCAGTGAAACCGATACGAAAAAGCGCAGGGAGCTTTATGCCGAATTCCAGCAGATCGTCGCTGACGACCTGCCGGTCTACTGGGCTTACGCCCTGCCATACCACACGATCCACTCAGACAAGCTGGGCAATCCGCCCGTCGGCATCTGGGCAACGGTCTCACCGCTGGACAGGGTTTACATCAACTAG
- a CDS encoding aspartate/glutamate racemase family protein has protein sequence MNRTWTKNTQFGGKTVYGASIGILMLETKFPRIPGDIGNATTWPFPVQFHVVKGATPHKVVREDPRVLIDDFIAAAENLVACGCDGITTNCGFLALMQDELKDAVKVPVATSSLMQVPMVQSLLPGNQRAGILTISKATLSADHLKACHVPPDTPIEGTDEGREFTQGILSDAEELDFEACRLDMLDAATKLTTDHKDVGAIVLECTNMTPYAHDIRTATGLPVFSIYSFLHWFQQALVPDQFPGALSDPRH, from the coding sequence ATGAACAGGACTTGGACGAAAAACACTCAATTCGGCGGCAAGACGGTTTACGGGGCCAGTATCGGCATTCTGATGCTTGAAACCAAATTCCCGAGAATCCCGGGGGATATCGGCAATGCCACGACATGGCCCTTTCCCGTACAGTTTCACGTTGTCAAAGGCGCAACACCGCACAAGGTCGTGCGTGAGGACCCGCGGGTCCTGATTGACGATTTTATCGCTGCCGCCGAAAATCTGGTGGCCTGCGGATGCGACGGGATCACAACCAATTGCGGTTTCCTCGCGCTCATGCAGGATGAGCTTAAAGACGCGGTGAAGGTGCCGGTCGCAACATCCTCCCTCATGCAGGTCCCGATGGTTCAGTCACTGCTTCCCGGCAACCAAAGGGCGGGTATTCTGACAATATCAAAGGCCACGCTGTCTGCCGATCACCTGAAAGCGTGCCATGTGCCCCCGGACACGCCCATCGAAGGAACGGATGAGGGCCGTGAGTTCACCCAGGGCATCCTCTCCGATGCTGAGGAGCTTGACTTTGAGGCCTGCCGACTTGACATGCTGGATGCCGCAACAAAACTCACAACCGATCACAAGGATGTTGGCGCCATCGTCCTGGAATGCACCAACATGACTCCCTATGCGCATGACATCAGGACAGCCACCGGCCTGCCCGTCTTTTCCATATACAGTTTTTTGCACTGGTTTCAGCAGGCCCTCGTCCCCGATCAGTTTCCCGGTGCGTTAAGCGACCCCCGTCATTGA
- a CDS encoding TRAP transporter substrate-binding protein: MTKEDKMSKFIKTTIAAMAIAGASAVAAQAETWDMPMAYSATNFHSVTGAKFAECVTLGTEGDLKIQTHPGGSLFSGSEIKRAIQTGQVNIGERLLSAHQNENAMFGFDSVPFLATSFEDSEALWELAKEPLTDILEDQNLHLLYSVPWPAQGLYFDREVNTLADAKGIKFRAYNTASARMAELAGMLPVQIEAAEISQAFATGVAQGMVSSGSTGYDRKVWESLSHYYSANAWLPRNYVLVNADAWDDLDDDIQHVMNGCAALAEYAGDWRSIQYNEFTVGQLAANGMTTGPVSDALAAELRKIGETMTAEWLETTGPAGKKLVDAFKSR, translated from the coding sequence ATGACCAAGGAGGACAAAATGTCAAAATTCATCAAAACAACAATAGCCGCGATGGCGATTGCCGGAGCATCCGCTGTGGCGGCACAGGCCGAGACCTGGGATATGCCCATGGCTTATTCCGCCACAAACTTCCACTCTGTGACGGGCGCCAAATTCGCCGAATGCGTCACACTGGGGACGGAAGGCGATCTGAAGATCCAGACGCATCCCGGCGGCTCGCTCTTTTCGGGTTCCGAAATCAAGCGTGCCATTCAGACCGGACAGGTCAATATCGGCGAGCGGCTGCTCTCCGCACACCAGAACGAGAACGCCATGTTCGGCTTTGACTCGGTTCCTTTCCTGGCCACTTCATTTGAAGATTCAGAGGCCCTCTGGGAGCTGGCAAAAGAGCCGCTGACGGATATCCTTGAAGATCAGAACCTGCATCTTCTGTATTCAGTCCCCTGGCCCGCACAGGGTTTGTATTTCGACCGCGAGGTGAATACGCTGGCCGACGCAAAAGGCATAAAATTCCGCGCCTATAATACCGCAAGTGCAAGGATGGCCGAACTGGCCGGCATGCTGCCTGTTCAGATTGAAGCGGCAGAGATCAGTCAGGCTTTTGCAACAGGTGTAGCACAGGGCATGGTGTCATCGGGATCGACCGGCTATGACCGCAAGGTCTGGGAGAGCCTGTCGCACTATTATTCAGCAAATGCCTGGCTGCCGCGCAACTACGTTCTTGTTAATGCGGATGCCTGGGATGATCTGGATGACGACATCCAGCATGTCATGAACGGTTGTGCAGCCCTTGCCGAATATGCCGGCGACTGGCGCTCGATACAATATAATGAGTTCACCGTCGGGCAGCTTGCCGCCAATGGCATGACAACAGGTCCGGTCAGTGATGCCCTCGCCGCCGAGCTTCGCAAGATCGGTGAGACCATGACCGCTGAATGGCTTGAAACAACGGGACCGGCAGGCAAAAAGCTCGTCGACGCTTTCAAGTCCCGGTAA
- a CDS encoding TRAP transporter small permease subunit — MALLRALRAALDNLYRIAGYTGAVFLVLILFFVAVQMVARWSGEIFVGAPDFTGYCMAAASFLALPYTLNAGTHIRVNLLLNALGDRRKWLDIWCWIIASFLSCSFAYYAAKLTYQSYIFNDISQGQDAWPIWIPQMSMAVGTIILAICTLDNLITILFTGKDNIRPIRTDQLAG, encoded by the coding sequence ATGGCGTTGCTTCGGGCACTCAGGGCGGCACTGGACAACCTGTATAGAATCGCAGGCTATACCGGCGCTGTGTTTCTGGTGCTGATCCTTTTCTTTGTGGCCGTGCAAATGGTGGCACGGTGGAGCGGTGAAATTTTTGTCGGCGCCCCGGATTTCACGGGGTATTGCATGGCGGCGGCGTCATTTCTGGCCCTCCCCTACACCCTGAACGCCGGCACGCATATTCGTGTCAACCTGCTTTTGAATGCGCTCGGTGACCGCCGGAAATGGCTCGATATCTGGTGCTGGATCATTGCCAGTTTCCTGTCATGCAGCTTCGCCTATTACGCCGCCAAGCTGACCTATCAAAGTTACATCTTCAACGACATCAGCCAGGGTCAGGACGCTTGGCCGATCTGGATCCCCCAGATGTCAATGGCCGTCGGCACAATCATCCTGGCCATCTGCACATTGGACAACCTCATCACAATCCTCTTCACCGGCAAGGACAACATTCGTCCTATCCGCACTGACCAGTTGGCGGGATAG
- a CDS encoding TRAP transporter large permease subunit, protein MEEFYLSLIFLFVLFLFLGTGVWVALALFGVAYLGLEMFTTRPAGDAMLTRIWTGSSSWTLTALPLFIWMGEILFRSRLSQDMFRGLSPWMQRLPGGLVHVNIVGCTIFAAVSGSSAATLTTVGKMSIPELRKRKYPEYMIIGTLTGAATLGLMIPPSLTLIVYGVAVEQSISRLFIAGIVPGLVLAGLFMTYVAGWSFLRPKEVPKIADPMTFREKVNESRFLIPIIMLIIVVIGSMYGGWATATEAASIGVMGALFLAAAQGSLTWKSFIDSLLGATRTSAMIAFILMGAITLTLAMGFTGLPRDLAEFIDKLQLSRFELLMALMIFYIILGMFLDGISSVVLTMAIVQPMVVAAGIDLSWFGIFIVIVVEMAQITPPIGFNLFVMQGLTKHEMGYVSKTALPLFALMVLMVFILVTFPELATYLPDNMRNRP, encoded by the coding sequence ATGGAAGAGTTCTATCTCAGTTTAATCTTTCTCTTTGTCCTGTTTCTTTTTCTGGGAACAGGCGTCTGGGTCGCCCTCGCGCTTTTCGGCGTCGCCTATCTGGGCCTTGAGATGTTCACCACCCGGCCCGCCGGTGATGCGATGCTCACAAGAATCTGGACCGGTTCGTCCAGCTGGACATTAACAGCCCTTCCCCTTTTCATCTGGATGGGTGAAATCCTGTTTCGAAGCCGATTATCCCAGGACATGTTCAGGGGGCTCAGCCCCTGGATGCAGCGCCTGCCCGGCGGGCTGGTTCACGTCAACATCGTGGGCTGCACCATCTTCGCCGCCGTGTCCGGTTCTTCGGCGGCAACGCTGACCACCGTTGGCAAGATGTCCATCCCCGAGCTTCGAAAGCGCAAATACCCTGAATACATGATCATCGGCACTCTCACGGGCGCAGCAACGCTGGGGCTGATGATCCCGCCTTCACTGACCCTGATCGTTTACGGGGTGGCGGTGGAGCAATCGATCTCCCGGCTGTTCATCGCCGGAATCGTCCCGGGCCTGGTGCTGGCGGGACTGTTCATGACCTATGTGGCGGGCTGGTCGTTCCTGCGCCCGAAAGAGGTTCCGAAAATCGCCGATCCCATGACCTTCAGGGAGAAAGTCAACGAAAGCCGCTTCCTGATCCCCATTATCATGCTCATTATAGTGGTGATCGGCTCGATGTATGGCGGCTGGGCCACGGCGACGGAGGCCGCATCCATCGGCGTCATGGGCGCCCTTTTCCTCGCCGCCGCCCAGGGCTCCCTAACATGGAAGTCCTTCATCGACAGCCTTCTGGGGGCAACACGGACATCGGCGATGATCGCCTTCATCCTGATGGGCGCTATCACGCTGACCTTGGCGATGGGGTTCACCGGCCTGCCAAGGGACCTCGCAGAGTTCATTGACAAGCTTCAGCTCTCCCGCTTTGAGCTTCTGATGGCGCTGATGATCTTTTACATCATTCTGGGCATGTTCCTTGACGGGATTTCATCGGTCGTTCTCACCATGGCGATTGTCCAGCCCATGGTCGTGGCTGCCGGCATTGACCTGAGCTGGTTCGGTATCTTCATCGTCATTGTGGTTGAAATGGCACAGATCACACCGCCGATCGGGTTCAACCTGTTCGTGATGCAGGGCCTGACGAAACACGAGATGGGTTATGTCTCCAAAACGGCATTGCCGTTATTTGCGCTCATGGTCCTGATGGTGTTCATTCTGGTCACTTTCCCGGAACTGGCTACCTATCTTCCTGACAATATGAGAAACAGGCCGTGA